Proteins found in one Camelus bactrianus isolate YW-2024 breed Bactrian camel chromosome X, ASM4877302v1, whole genome shotgun sequence genomic segment:
- the PORCN gene encoding protein-serine O-palmitoleoyltransferase porcupine isoform X2: MNVPRAEVLLRPAPLNLPLLLPSILPLPSSSVPAPLLPSHWLGRPAGPPRDLKGPLSAPPWEPQLVPALRPAGEAARRRRRRWRRRCVPGPLDLSFLTARSIHLSIHPWGSAMATFSRQEFFQQLLQGCLLPTAQQGLDQIWLLLAICLACRLLWRLGLPSYLKHASTVAGGFFSLYHFFQLHMVWVVLLSLLCYLVLFLCRHSSHRGVFLSVTILIYLLMGEMHMVDTVTWHKMRGAQMIVAMKAVSLSFDLDRGEVGAVPSPVEFMGYLYFVGTIVFGPWIPFHSYLQAVQGRPLSRRWLQKVARSLALALLCLVLSTCVGPYLFPYFIPLDGDRLLRKWLRAYESAVSFHFSNYFVGFLSEATATLAGAGFTEEKDHLEWDLTVSKPLNVELPRSMVEVVTSWNLPMSYWLNNYVFKNALRLGTFSAVLVTYAASALLHVRRAEWDWGGSPVGGQGLLLIHFINRPPPLPCQGFSFHLAAVLLSLAFITYVEHVLRKRLARILSACVLSKRCPPDCSHQHRLGLGVRALNLLFGALAIFHLAYLGSLFDVDVDDTTEEQGYGMAYTVHKWSELSWASHWVTFGCWIFYRLIG; this comes from the exons ATGAACGTTCCGCGAGCCGAAGTCCTCCTGCGCCCCGCTCCTCTCAACCTCCcgctcctccttccctccatcctcccGCTCCCCTCCTCCTCCGTCCCCGCCCCGCTCCTGCCCTCTCATTGGctgggccggccggccgggcctCCCCGGGATTTAAAGGGCCCGCTCTCCGCGCCGCCCTGGGAGCCGCAGCTGGTCCCGGCCTTGCGGCCTGCGGGGGAGGCTGCccggaggaggcggcggcggtggcggcggcggtgcGTCCCCGGCCCCCTGGACCTCAGCTTTCTTACTGCCAG gtctatccatctgtccatccatccgtGGGGGTCCGCAATGGCCACCTTCAGCCGCCAGGAATTTTTCCagcagctgctgcagggctgtCTCCTGCCTACTGCCCAGCAGGGTCTTGACCAGATCTGGCTGCTCCTTGCCATCTGCCTCGCCTGCCGCCTCCTCTGGAGGCTTG GGTTGCCGTCCTACCTGAAGCACGCAAGCACCGTGGCAGGCGGGTTCTTCAGCCTCTACCACTTCTTCCAGCTGCACATGGTTTGGGTCGTGCTGCTCAGCCTCCTGTGCTACCTCGTGCTGTTCCTCTGCCGACATTCCTCCCATCGCGGCGTCTTCCTCTCCGTCACCATCCTCATCTACCTACTCATGGG TGAGATGCACATGGTGGACACGGTGACATGGCACAAGATGCGAG GGGCCCAGATGATCGTGGCCATGAAGGCGGTGTCTCTGAGCTTCGACCTGGACCGGGGTGAGGTGGGTGCAGTGCCCTCGCCCGTGGAATTCATGGGCTACCTCTACTTCGTGGGCACCATCGTCTTTGGGCCCTGGATACCCTTCCACAGCTACCTACAGGCTGTCCAAGGCCGCCCACTG AGCCGCCGATGGCTGCAGAAGGTGGCCCGGAGCCTGGCGCTGGCCCTGCTGTGCCTTGTGCTGTCCACCTGTGTGGGCCCCTACCTCTTTCCATACTTCATCCCCCTTGATGGTGACCGCCTCCTTCGCAA GTGGCTGCGAGCCTACGAGAGTGCTGTCTCCTTCCACTTCAGCAACTATTTTGTGGGCTTTCTGTCTGAAGCCACAGCCACGCTGGCGGGGGCCGGCTTCACCGAGGAGAAGGATCACCTGGAatg GGACCTGACAGTGTCTAAGCCACTGAACGTGGAGCTGCCCCGGTCCATGGTAGAAGTTGTCACAAGCTGGAACCTGCCCATGTCTTATTGGCTAAATAACT ATGTTTTCAAGAACGCTCTCCGCCTAGGGACCTTCTCAGCCGTGCTGGTCACCTATGCAGCCAGCGCCCTCCTGCACGTGAGAAGGGCAGAGTGGGACTGGGGTGGTAGCCCGGTGGGGGGGCAGGGCCTCCTCCTCATTCACTTCATTAACCGCCCCCCACCGTTGCCCTGCCAGGGCTTCAGTTTCCATCTGGCTGCGGTGCTGCTGTCCCTGGCATTTATCACTTACGTGGAGCACG TTCTCCGAAAGCGCCTGGCTCGGATCCTCAGTGCCTGCGTCTTATCGAAACGGTGCCCACCAGACTGTTCACACCAGCATCGCTTG GGCCTGGGGGTGCGAGCCTTAAACCTGCTCTTTGGGGCCCTGGCCATCTTCCACCTGGCCTACCTGGGCTCTCTGTTCGATGTTGATGTGGACGACACCACAGAAGAGCAG ggCTACGGCATGGCGTACACTGTCCACAAGTGGTCAGAGCTCAGCTGGGCCAGTCACTGGGTCACTTTTGGATGCTGGATCTTCTACCGTCTCATAGGCTGA
- the PORCN gene encoding protein-serine O-palmitoleoyltransferase porcupine isoform X3 has translation MNVPRAEVLLRPAPLNLPLLLPSILPLPSSSVPAPLLPSHWLGRPAGPPRDLKGPLSAPPWEPQLVPALRPAGEAARRRRRRWRRRCVPGPLDLSFLTARVTLHWKPGRPPHLIYGPRMYTIQSPSDPDCSQHTRNTGLSICPSIRGGPQWPPSAARNFSSSCCRAVSCLLPSRVLTRSGCSLPSASPAASSGGLLHMVWVVLLSLLCYLVLFLCRHSSHRGVFLSVTILIYLLMGEMHMVDTVTWHKMRGAQMIVAMKAVSLSFDLDRGEVGAVPSPVEFMGYLYFVGTIVFGPWIPFHSYLQAVQGRPLSRRWLQKVARSLALALLCLVLSTCVGPYLFPYFIPLDGDRLLRKWLRAYESAVSFHFSNYFVGFLSEATATLAGAGFTEEKDHLEWDLTVSKPLNVELPRSMVEVVTSWNLPMSYWLNNYVFKNALRLGTFSAVLVTYAASALLHGFSFHLAAVLLSLAFITYVEHVLRKRLARILSACVLSKRCPPDCSHQHRLGLGVRALNLLFGALAIFHLAYLGSLFDVDVDDTTEEQGYGMAYTVHKWSELSWASHWVTFGCWIFYRLIG, from the exons ATGAACGTTCCGCGAGCCGAAGTCCTCCTGCGCCCCGCTCCTCTCAACCTCCcgctcctccttccctccatcctcccGCTCCCCTCCTCCTCCGTCCCCGCCCCGCTCCTGCCCTCTCATTGGctgggccggccggccgggcctCCCCGGGATTTAAAGGGCCCGCTCTCCGCGCCGCCCTGGGAGCCGCAGCTGGTCCCGGCCTTGCGGCCTGCGGGGGAGGCTGCccggaggaggcggcggcggtggcggcggcggtgcGTCCCCGGCCCCCTGGACCTCAGCTTTCTTACTGCCAG AGTGACTCTACATTGGAAACCAGGGAGGCCCCCACATTTGATATACGGGCCTAGAATGTACACCATTCAATCACCATCGGACCCGGACTGTTCCCAGCATACAAGAAACACAG gtctatccatctgtccatccatccgtGGGGGTCCGCAATGGCCACCTTCAGCCGCCAGGAATTTTTCCagcagctgctgcagggctgtCTCCTGCCTACTGCCCAGCAGGGTCTTGACCAGATCTGGCTGCTCCTTGCCATCTGCCTCGCCTGCCGCCTCCTCTGGAGGCTTG CTGCACATGGTTTGGGTCGTGCTGCTCAGCCTCCTGTGCTACCTCGTGCTGTTCCTCTGCCGACATTCCTCCCATCGCGGCGTCTTCCTCTCCGTCACCATCCTCATCTACCTACTCATGGG TGAGATGCACATGGTGGACACGGTGACATGGCACAAGATGCGAG GGGCCCAGATGATCGTGGCCATGAAGGCGGTGTCTCTGAGCTTCGACCTGGACCGGGGTGAGGTGGGTGCAGTGCCCTCGCCCGTGGAATTCATGGGCTACCTCTACTTCGTGGGCACCATCGTCTTTGGGCCCTGGATACCCTTCCACAGCTACCTACAGGCTGTCCAAGGCCGCCCACTG AGCCGCCGATGGCTGCAGAAGGTGGCCCGGAGCCTGGCGCTGGCCCTGCTGTGCCTTGTGCTGTCCACCTGTGTGGGCCCCTACCTCTTTCCATACTTCATCCCCCTTGATGGTGACCGCCTCCTTCGCAA GTGGCTGCGAGCCTACGAGAGTGCTGTCTCCTTCCACTTCAGCAACTATTTTGTGGGCTTTCTGTCTGAAGCCACAGCCACGCTGGCGGGGGCCGGCTTCACCGAGGAGAAGGATCACCTGGAatg GGACCTGACAGTGTCTAAGCCACTGAACGTGGAGCTGCCCCGGTCCATGGTAGAAGTTGTCACAAGCTGGAACCTGCCCATGTCTTATTGGCTAAATAACT ATGTTTTCAAGAACGCTCTCCGCCTAGGGACCTTCTCAGCCGTGCTGGTCACCTATGCAGCCAGCGCCCTCCTGCAC GGCTTCAGTTTCCATCTGGCTGCGGTGCTGCTGTCCCTGGCATTTATCACTTACGTGGAGCACG TTCTCCGAAAGCGCCTGGCTCGGATCCTCAGTGCCTGCGTCTTATCGAAACGGTGCCCACCAGACTGTTCACACCAGCATCGCTTG GGCCTGGGGGTGCGAGCCTTAAACCTGCTCTTTGGGGCCCTGGCCATCTTCCACCTGGCCTACCTGGGCTCTCTGTTCGATGTTGATGTGGACGACACCACAGAAGAGCAG ggCTACGGCATGGCGTACACTGTCCACAAGTGGTCAGAGCTCAGCTGGGCCAGTCACTGGGTCACTTTTGGATGCTGGATCTTCTACCGTCTCATAGGCTGA
- the PORCN gene encoding protein-serine O-palmitoleoyltransferase porcupine isoform X1 codes for MNVPRAEVLLRPAPLNLPLLLPSILPLPSSSVPAPLLPSHWLGRPAGPPRDLKGPLSAPPWEPQLVPALRPAGEAARRRRRRWRRRCVPGPLDLSFLTARVTLHWKPGRPPHLIYGPRMYTIQSPSDPDCSQHTRNTGLSICPSIRGGPQWPPSAARNFSSSCCRAVSCLLPSRVLTRSGCSLPSASPAASSGGLLHMVWVVLLSLLCYLVLFLCRHSSHRGVFLSVTILIYLLMGEMHMVDTVTWHKMRGAQMIVAMKAVSLSFDLDRGEVGAVPSPVEFMGYLYFVGTIVFGPWIPFHSYLQAVQGRPLSRRWLQKVARSLALALLCLVLSTCVGPYLFPYFIPLDGDRLLRKWLRAYESAVSFHFSNYFVGFLSEATATLAGAGFTEEKDHLEWDLTVSKPLNVELPRSMVEVVTSWNLPMSYWLNNYVFKNALRLGTFSAVLVTYAASALLHVRRAEWDWGGSPVGGQGLLLIHFINRPPPLPCQGFSFHLAAVLLSLAFITYVEHVLRKRLARILSACVLSKRCPPDCSHQHRLGLGVRALNLLFGALAIFHLAYLGSLFDVDVDDTTEEQGYGMAYTVHKWSELSWASHWVTFGCWIFYRLIG; via the exons ATGAACGTTCCGCGAGCCGAAGTCCTCCTGCGCCCCGCTCCTCTCAACCTCCcgctcctccttccctccatcctcccGCTCCCCTCCTCCTCCGTCCCCGCCCCGCTCCTGCCCTCTCATTGGctgggccggccggccgggcctCCCCGGGATTTAAAGGGCCCGCTCTCCGCGCCGCCCTGGGAGCCGCAGCTGGTCCCGGCCTTGCGGCCTGCGGGGGAGGCTGCccggaggaggcggcggcggtggcggcggcggtgcGTCCCCGGCCCCCTGGACCTCAGCTTTCTTACTGCCAG AGTGACTCTACATTGGAAACCAGGGAGGCCCCCACATTTGATATACGGGCCTAGAATGTACACCATTCAATCACCATCGGACCCGGACTGTTCCCAGCATACAAGAAACACAG gtctatccatctgtccatccatccgtGGGGGTCCGCAATGGCCACCTTCAGCCGCCAGGAATTTTTCCagcagctgctgcagggctgtCTCCTGCCTACTGCCCAGCAGGGTCTTGACCAGATCTGGCTGCTCCTTGCCATCTGCCTCGCCTGCCGCCTCCTCTGGAGGCTTG CTGCACATGGTTTGGGTCGTGCTGCTCAGCCTCCTGTGCTACCTCGTGCTGTTCCTCTGCCGACATTCCTCCCATCGCGGCGTCTTCCTCTCCGTCACCATCCTCATCTACCTACTCATGGG TGAGATGCACATGGTGGACACGGTGACATGGCACAAGATGCGAG GGGCCCAGATGATCGTGGCCATGAAGGCGGTGTCTCTGAGCTTCGACCTGGACCGGGGTGAGGTGGGTGCAGTGCCCTCGCCCGTGGAATTCATGGGCTACCTCTACTTCGTGGGCACCATCGTCTTTGGGCCCTGGATACCCTTCCACAGCTACCTACAGGCTGTCCAAGGCCGCCCACTG AGCCGCCGATGGCTGCAGAAGGTGGCCCGGAGCCTGGCGCTGGCCCTGCTGTGCCTTGTGCTGTCCACCTGTGTGGGCCCCTACCTCTTTCCATACTTCATCCCCCTTGATGGTGACCGCCTCCTTCGCAA GTGGCTGCGAGCCTACGAGAGTGCTGTCTCCTTCCACTTCAGCAACTATTTTGTGGGCTTTCTGTCTGAAGCCACAGCCACGCTGGCGGGGGCCGGCTTCACCGAGGAGAAGGATCACCTGGAatg GGACCTGACAGTGTCTAAGCCACTGAACGTGGAGCTGCCCCGGTCCATGGTAGAAGTTGTCACAAGCTGGAACCTGCCCATGTCTTATTGGCTAAATAACT ATGTTTTCAAGAACGCTCTCCGCCTAGGGACCTTCTCAGCCGTGCTGGTCACCTATGCAGCCAGCGCCCTCCTGCACGTGAGAAGGGCAGAGTGGGACTGGGGTGGTAGCCCGGTGGGGGGGCAGGGCCTCCTCCTCATTCACTTCATTAACCGCCCCCCACCGTTGCCCTGCCAGGGCTTCAGTTTCCATCTGGCTGCGGTGCTGCTGTCCCTGGCATTTATCACTTACGTGGAGCACG TTCTCCGAAAGCGCCTGGCTCGGATCCTCAGTGCCTGCGTCTTATCGAAACGGTGCCCACCAGACTGTTCACACCAGCATCGCTTG GGCCTGGGGGTGCGAGCCTTAAACCTGCTCTTTGGGGCCCTGGCCATCTTCCACCTGGCCTACCTGGGCTCTCTGTTCGATGTTGATGTGGACGACACCACAGAAGAGCAG ggCTACGGCATGGCGTACACTGTCCACAAGTGGTCAGAGCTCAGCTGGGCCAGTCACTGGGTCACTTTTGGATGCTGGATCTTCTACCGTCTCATAGGCTGA
- the PORCN gene encoding protein-serine O-palmitoleoyltransferase porcupine isoform X4 — MNVPRAEVLLRPAPLNLPLLLPSILPLPSSSVPAPLLPSHWLGRPAGPPRDLKGPLSAPPWEPQLVPALRPAGEAARRRRRRWRRRCVPGPLDLSFLTARSIHLSIHPWGSAMATFSRQEFFQQLLQGCLLPTAQQGLDQIWLLLAICLACRLLWRLGLPSYLKHASTVAGGFFSLYHFFQLHMVWVVLLSLLCYLVLFLCRHSSHRGVFLSVTILIYLLMGEMHMVDTVTWHKMRGAQMIVAMKAVSLSFDLDRGEVGAVPSPVEFMGYLYFVGTIVFGPWIPFHSYLQAVQGRPLSRRWLQKVARSLALALLCLVLSTCVGPYLFPYFIPLDGDRLLRKWLRAYESAVSFHFSNYFVGFLSEATATLAGAGFTEEKDHLEWDLTVSKPLNVELPRSMVEVVTSWNLPMSYWLNNYVFKNALRLGTFSAVLVTYAASALLHGFSFHLAAVLLSLAFITYVEHVLRKRLARILSACVLSKRCPPDCSHQHRLGLGVRALNLLFGALAIFHLAYLGSLFDVDVDDTTEEQGYGMAYTVHKWSELSWASHWVTFGCWIFYRLIG; from the exons ATGAACGTTCCGCGAGCCGAAGTCCTCCTGCGCCCCGCTCCTCTCAACCTCCcgctcctccttccctccatcctcccGCTCCCCTCCTCCTCCGTCCCCGCCCCGCTCCTGCCCTCTCATTGGctgggccggccggccgggcctCCCCGGGATTTAAAGGGCCCGCTCTCCGCGCCGCCCTGGGAGCCGCAGCTGGTCCCGGCCTTGCGGCCTGCGGGGGAGGCTGCccggaggaggcggcggcggtggcggcggcggtgcGTCCCCGGCCCCCTGGACCTCAGCTTTCTTACTGCCAG gtctatccatctgtccatccatccgtGGGGGTCCGCAATGGCCACCTTCAGCCGCCAGGAATTTTTCCagcagctgctgcagggctgtCTCCTGCCTACTGCCCAGCAGGGTCTTGACCAGATCTGGCTGCTCCTTGCCATCTGCCTCGCCTGCCGCCTCCTCTGGAGGCTTG GGTTGCCGTCCTACCTGAAGCACGCAAGCACCGTGGCAGGCGGGTTCTTCAGCCTCTACCACTTCTTCCAGCTGCACATGGTTTGGGTCGTGCTGCTCAGCCTCCTGTGCTACCTCGTGCTGTTCCTCTGCCGACATTCCTCCCATCGCGGCGTCTTCCTCTCCGTCACCATCCTCATCTACCTACTCATGGG TGAGATGCACATGGTGGACACGGTGACATGGCACAAGATGCGAG GGGCCCAGATGATCGTGGCCATGAAGGCGGTGTCTCTGAGCTTCGACCTGGACCGGGGTGAGGTGGGTGCAGTGCCCTCGCCCGTGGAATTCATGGGCTACCTCTACTTCGTGGGCACCATCGTCTTTGGGCCCTGGATACCCTTCCACAGCTACCTACAGGCTGTCCAAGGCCGCCCACTG AGCCGCCGATGGCTGCAGAAGGTGGCCCGGAGCCTGGCGCTGGCCCTGCTGTGCCTTGTGCTGTCCACCTGTGTGGGCCCCTACCTCTTTCCATACTTCATCCCCCTTGATGGTGACCGCCTCCTTCGCAA GTGGCTGCGAGCCTACGAGAGTGCTGTCTCCTTCCACTTCAGCAACTATTTTGTGGGCTTTCTGTCTGAAGCCACAGCCACGCTGGCGGGGGCCGGCTTCACCGAGGAGAAGGATCACCTGGAatg GGACCTGACAGTGTCTAAGCCACTGAACGTGGAGCTGCCCCGGTCCATGGTAGAAGTTGTCACAAGCTGGAACCTGCCCATGTCTTATTGGCTAAATAACT ATGTTTTCAAGAACGCTCTCCGCCTAGGGACCTTCTCAGCCGTGCTGGTCACCTATGCAGCCAGCGCCCTCCTGCAC GGCTTCAGTTTCCATCTGGCTGCGGTGCTGCTGTCCCTGGCATTTATCACTTACGTGGAGCACG TTCTCCGAAAGCGCCTGGCTCGGATCCTCAGTGCCTGCGTCTTATCGAAACGGTGCCCACCAGACTGTTCACACCAGCATCGCTTG GGCCTGGGGGTGCGAGCCTTAAACCTGCTCTTTGGGGCCCTGGCCATCTTCCACCTGGCCTACCTGGGCTCTCTGTTCGATGTTGATGTGGACGACACCACAGAAGAGCAG ggCTACGGCATGGCGTACACTGTCCACAAGTGGTCAGAGCTCAGCTGGGCCAGTCACTGGGTCACTTTTGGATGCTGGATCTTCTACCGTCTCATAGGCTGA
- the PORCN gene encoding protein-serine O-palmitoleoyltransferase porcupine isoform X5 codes for MATFSRQEFFQQLLQGCLLPTAQQGLDQIWLLLAICLACRLLWRLGLPSYLKHASTVAGGFFSLYHFFQLHMVWVVLLSLLCYLVLFLCRHSSHRGVFLSVTILIYLLMGEMHMVDTVTWHKMRGAQMIVAMKAVSLSFDLDRGEVGAVPSPVEFMGYLYFVGTIVFGPWIPFHSYLQAVQGRPLSRRWLQKVARSLALALLCLVLSTCVGPYLFPYFIPLDGDRLLRKWLRAYESAVSFHFSNYFVGFLSEATATLAGAGFTEEKDHLEWDLTVSKPLNVELPRSMVEVVTSWNLPMSYWLNNYVFKNALRLGTFSAVLVTYAASALLHVRRAEWDWGGSPVGGQGLLLIHFINRPPPLPCQGFSFHLAAVLLSLAFITYVEHVLRKRLARILSACVLSKRCPPDCSHQHRLGLGVRALNLLFGALAIFHLAYLGSLFDVDVDDTTEEQGYGMAYTVHKWSELSWASHWVTFGCWIFYRLIG; via the exons ATGGCCACCTTCAGCCGCCAGGAATTTTTCCagcagctgctgcagggctgtCTCCTGCCTACTGCCCAGCAGGGTCTTGACCAGATCTGGCTGCTCCTTGCCATCTGCCTCGCCTGCCGCCTCCTCTGGAGGCTTG GGTTGCCGTCCTACCTGAAGCACGCAAGCACCGTGGCAGGCGGGTTCTTCAGCCTCTACCACTTCTTCCAGCTGCACATGGTTTGGGTCGTGCTGCTCAGCCTCCTGTGCTACCTCGTGCTGTTCCTCTGCCGACATTCCTCCCATCGCGGCGTCTTCCTCTCCGTCACCATCCTCATCTACCTACTCATGGG TGAGATGCACATGGTGGACACGGTGACATGGCACAAGATGCGAG GGGCCCAGATGATCGTGGCCATGAAGGCGGTGTCTCTGAGCTTCGACCTGGACCGGGGTGAGGTGGGTGCAGTGCCCTCGCCCGTGGAATTCATGGGCTACCTCTACTTCGTGGGCACCATCGTCTTTGGGCCCTGGATACCCTTCCACAGCTACCTACAGGCTGTCCAAGGCCGCCCACTG AGCCGCCGATGGCTGCAGAAGGTGGCCCGGAGCCTGGCGCTGGCCCTGCTGTGCCTTGTGCTGTCCACCTGTGTGGGCCCCTACCTCTTTCCATACTTCATCCCCCTTGATGGTGACCGCCTCCTTCGCAA GTGGCTGCGAGCCTACGAGAGTGCTGTCTCCTTCCACTTCAGCAACTATTTTGTGGGCTTTCTGTCTGAAGCCACAGCCACGCTGGCGGGGGCCGGCTTCACCGAGGAGAAGGATCACCTGGAatg GGACCTGACAGTGTCTAAGCCACTGAACGTGGAGCTGCCCCGGTCCATGGTAGAAGTTGTCACAAGCTGGAACCTGCCCATGTCTTATTGGCTAAATAACT ATGTTTTCAAGAACGCTCTCCGCCTAGGGACCTTCTCAGCCGTGCTGGTCACCTATGCAGCCAGCGCCCTCCTGCACGTGAGAAGGGCAGAGTGGGACTGGGGTGGTAGCCCGGTGGGGGGGCAGGGCCTCCTCCTCATTCACTTCATTAACCGCCCCCCACCGTTGCCCTGCCAGGGCTTCAGTTTCCATCTGGCTGCGGTGCTGCTGTCCCTGGCATTTATCACTTACGTGGAGCACG TTCTCCGAAAGCGCCTGGCTCGGATCCTCAGTGCCTGCGTCTTATCGAAACGGTGCCCACCAGACTGTTCACACCAGCATCGCTTG GGCCTGGGGGTGCGAGCCTTAAACCTGCTCTTTGGGGCCCTGGCCATCTTCCACCTGGCCTACCTGGGCTCTCTGTTCGATGTTGATGTGGACGACACCACAGAAGAGCAG ggCTACGGCATGGCGTACACTGTCCACAAGTGGTCAGAGCTCAGCTGGGCCAGTCACTGGGTCACTTTTGGATGCTGGATCTTCTACCGTCTCATAGGCTGA